GCTTTTTCGCCGAACCCTGGACAGTCGGATCGGAAGCAGACCGCATCGGCTATCGCTTCAAGGGCGGCAGCGCGCTGGACTTCCAGCCGCGAGAACAACCATTTGGTGCAGGCTCCGATCCGTCGAACATCGTTGACAGCTGCTACCCGATCGGCTCGATTCAGGTGCCCGCCGGCCTCGAACCCATCGTGCTGCATCGCGATGCCGTATCGGGGGGTGGTTACGCCATGATCGGCACCGTCATCAGTGCCGACCTGGATCTGATCGGGCAGATGCAGCCCAACCAGAAGGCTCGCTTTGTGGCGGTCAGCCTCGAAGAAGCCCTGGATGCACGGCGCTCCTACAAGAAAAAACTCAGCTGCCTGAGCAAGCTTTTCCCTTCCTGACTCTGCCCGCCGCACCGCGCGGGCCCTGCCACACGCCAGGCCAACGCCGCACTTCGGTGCGGTGAAGGCTGCCCGCGCTTCAACCTTTGACTGGTTCTGGAGTACACGCATATGGCTGCTTTATCGCAATCGAGTCAAACCGGGCAAGACCCGGCCCATCATCCCGTTTCAGCCGAAGCCCGCATGGGCCGACTGTCTCTGACCATGGCCTGGTGGGCCGTGTGCAGCGCCATGTTCTACATCGTGGTCGGCGCTTCGCTGGCCTTGTCTTTCGGCGCACGCAATGCGCTGATCGGGATGGTGCTGTCGGTGATCAGTTATGGACTGGTCAACAGCGTTCTCAGCCGTTTCGCCATGCGCAGCGGATGGTCGGTCGCGTTGTTTTCAAGCGTGCTGTTCGGCCGGACGGGGGCATGCCTGGCCACGTTGATTTTCTTTTCGACGGCGATTTACTACGCCGTGTTCGAAGGGTCGGTGATCGCCGTGGCGCTCAATCACCTGTACCCGGAACTGGTCTATCCACTGGCGGCCCTGCTGGTGGTGCTGTACAGCGTGCCGATGATTCTGGGTAGCGTGCAACACTGGCTGGACAAGCTCAACGGCGTGTTGTTGCCGGTGTACCTGGGCGGTTTGCTGGTGGCGGTCGGGCTGTCGATCAGCCGTTATGGCTACCAGCCGCAATGGCTCGATTTCGGCCCGGCAACCCCCGCGACCTTCGGCTGGTGGGATTGCTTTGTGGCGTACATGGGCGTCTGGATCCTGATGCTGTTTACCTTCGACTACGCCCGTTTCGGCAAGCCGCAGGATGCTGAGTATCACGGTCGCTGGAACTTCGGCATGCCGTTCTATGCCGTGACTTTTCTGCTCAACGGCGCGGCAGGCATCTATCTGGTCAGCAGTATTCCTCATGAAGGCACGCTGAACGAAGTCTCTGTGGTGATGGCAATTCTGCAGTTGATGGGGTTGTGGGGCCTGCTGTTCGTCTGGGCCACACAAACCCGGATCAACACCGCCAACTACTACCTGGCGACCCTCAACATGCAGGCATTCTTCGGCCGTTTCGGCGTACGCGGTTCCTATCTGCTGTGGGCATTGGTGGTCGGGGTGATCGTCTACGGCTTGATGCTCGCCGACGTGTTTTCCTACCTGCTCAAGGCATTGGCTTATCAGGGCATTTTTGTGGTCGCCTGGGTCGGTGTGGCATTGGCGCAGATTGTCTATGGCAGCAATGACGAAGGCGCACTCCAACGCAGCCCGGCGTTCAACCCGGTCGGCCTGATGGCGTGGTTCGCCGCCACGGCGCTGGGGTTGTTGCTGATGTGGGTGGGCGGTGTTCCCGGCAGTTTTTCTGCGCCGGCGACGGTGGTGCTCGCGTTCGGCTTGCAGGCGGGGCTGGCTTATCGGCACCGGTGGGTAGGGCAGAGGGCAGTTTAAGAGGATCGGTGTTGGCCCGCTCGACTGCGGGCCAACGTCGCGAGTCCACAGTTACGAAGTCGAGCGCTAGACTTATGTGATTCTGGTATCAGTGCTATCCAATTAGTGCCGTTTATCAATCAATCGCCGAAGGGTAGTTTGCATCTCCATACCGTATTGATGGAATGGAGAATGCAAATGACGCGAACCACGATGAAGGCTGCGGTGCTGGCCGCGATGATCGGAATGTCCGGCGCTGAAGTCGAAGCGGCCGATTACCGGCAGAACCCGTTCACCTTGACCTACGGTGGCGCGATCACCCGAAACGAGCCGGGCAAGGTCAACATTCACCCGGTGACCTACACGCTCAATGGCCTGGCCATTTCCGCCAACGTTTACACCCCCGCGAACTACGATCCGGCCCGGCACTATCCTGCCGTTGTCGTCGCGCATCCCAATGGCGGTGTGAAAGAGCAGGTCGCCGGTTTGTACGCTCAGCGTCTGGCCGATCAGGGCTACATCACGATCACGGCGGACGCGGCCTATCAAGGCGCGAGCGGTGGCGAACCACGCAACATCGACAAACCGGCCAACCGTGTCGAAGACATTCATGGCATGGCCGACTTCATCGCCAGCTACCCCGGCGTCGACAGTGCGCATCTCGGTTTGCTCGGCATCTGTGGCGGTGGCGGTTATTCGTTGAAGGCCGCGCAGACCGACAAACGCTTCCGCTCGATTGCCACGGTGAGCATGTTCAATTCCGGGCTGGTGCGCCGCAACGGTTATCAGGACTCGCAACGCGACACCATCCAGCAGCGCTTGCAGCAAGCCTCGGCCGCCCGCGCCCAGGAAGCCGCCGGCGGCGAAGTCCTCTACGTCGGCGATGCCAAATTGACCGACGAGCAGATCGCCAAATTGCCGTTCGACCTGTACCGGCAGGGCTTCGAGTATTACGGCAAGACCCACGCACATCCCAACTCGACCTTTCGTTACACCCTCAGCAGCCTGCTGGACCTGATGAGTTTCGACGCCACCGACCAGATCGAACTGATCGACAAGCCGTTGCTGATGATCGCCGGCAGCAAGGCCGACAGCCTGTACATGTCGGAGCAGGCCTTTGCCAAGGCCAGCGGGACTCAGGACAAAACCCTGTTCAAGATCGAAGGTGCCACGCACATCGAAACCTATTGGGTGCCGGCCTACGTCGACGTCGCCATGGAACAGCTGACGGCGTTTTACGCCCGAACCCTCTGACTCGAAGGAAACCATCACCGTGAACAAAACCTTGTTGGGCCTCGCCATGTGCGCGGCCACACCTTTCGCCAGCGCTGCTGAAGTCGCGGGCGGCGGCAGTGAGACGTCGAGCGCGCAGCAGATCCGTCGTGCGGGTTCTCAGGCTTCATTCGTGGGGCCTGAAGATTATTTCTCCGGTCGTGTGCGCGTCGATCCATTGTTCAATGAAACGGGCGAAATCAATGCGTCCGGCGCTTACGTGACGTTCGAGTCGGGCGCCCGTTCTGCCTGGCACACCCATCCTGCCGGTCAACGATTGGTGGTGATTTCCGGCGTCGGGCAGACCCAGGAATGGGGCAAGCCCGTGCAGGATATTCACCCCGGCGATGTGATCGTTTGCCCGCCGGGCGTCAAGCATTGGCACGGCGCCGCGCCCAACAGCACCATGACCCATCTGGCCGTGACCGGCTCGGTGAACGGCAAGAATGTGGAGTGGCTGGAGAAAGTCGCCGAAGACCGGCCGGTGCCGCCGGCAGAAGTCGTCGTCTCCGACGTGCTGTCCGCGAGGCAGCAGGCAATTGTGCCGATCGGCGCGGCCATGGCCAGCAGCAACATGCCGCGTCTCAACAGCGCTTTAAACGAAGGGCTGGATGCCGGGCTGACCGTCAGCGAAGCAAAAGAAATCCTGGTGCAGTTGTATGCCTACGCCGGTTTTCCACGCAGCCTCAATGCGCTCGGCGAATTGATGAAAGTGGTCGAGGCGCGCAAACAACGCGGCCTCCACGATGAAGCAGGGCGCGAACCCGGTCACGCCGTGGCGACAGGGGACGCCTTGTTGGCAGCGGGCAAGGCCAATCAGACCCGTATCGCCGGGGCGCCGGTTCAGGGGCCGTTGTTCGACTTCGCGCCGGTCATCAACCAGTTTCTGCAAACGCACCTGTTCGGCGACATCTTCGAACGCGACAACCTGGACTGGCAAAGTCGCGAACTGGCCACGGTTTCAGCCCTGGCCGCTACGCCCGGCGCCGAATCGCAACTGCGTTCGCATATTGCGGCCAGCCTGCGGGTGGGCTTGAGCAACGCGCAATTGCGTCAGTTGACGCAGGTGCTGACCCAGCACGGAGAAGTCGAAGCGGCGGGGCGTGCCGGCGAAGCACTGGAAAAACACCTGGCCCAACCTTGAGCAGCGTCAGCCACCGTACCGCAGTGCATCGCGTAGCAAAGTGAAGGCGGGTGAACTCTGACGCCGGCTGGGGTAGTAGAGGTGATAGCCGGAAAACGGCTCGCACCAGTCGGCAAGTACCCGAATCAACCGGCCCTGCGCGACATGCTCCTGCACCAGATCTTCCGGCATGTAGGCCAGCCCCAGTCCCTGGAGTGCGGATTGCAGGCGCATGGCAATGTTGTTGAACACCAGTTGCCCTTCGACTCGCACATTCAGGGTTTGCCCGTCCTTCTCGAACTCCCACAGCAGCAGGCTGCCATGGGTCGGCATGCGCAGGGTGATGCAGTTGTGTTCCATGAGATCGGGTGGAATCAGCGGTTTACGGTGGCGGGCGAAGTACGCCGGGGAGCCGACTACCGCCATGCGCATGTCCGGCCCGATGCGCATCGCGATCATGTCCTTGGCCACCTGTTCGCCCAGTCGCACACCGGCGTCAAAGCCTTCTGCGACGATATCGGTCAGGCCGTAGTCGACGATGATCTCGACATTCAGGTCGGGGTTGTCGGGCAGCAGTTGGGCGAGGGCGGGTTGCAGGATCGTGATTGCGGAATGTTCGCCAGCAGTGATGCGCAACTTGCCGGCCGGTTTGTCGCGAAACTCGCTGAGCAAGGCGAGCTCGTGATCGATTTCTTCGAACCGGGGGGCGATCACTCGCAACAGGTGTTCGCCGGCCTGGGTCGGGGAAACACTGCGCGTGGTGCGCGCGAGCAGCCGCACGCCCAGACGTTCCTCCAGTTGACGCATCGCCCGGCTCAAGGCCGGTTGCGACATGCCCAGTTTCGCCGCCGCACGGGTGAAGCTGCGCTCTTGCGCCACCGCCGAAAAGATCGCGAGCAGATCGTAGCTTTCAACGGACATTGATGCGCCCCTGTCATGAACTGCTGGCGATTATGCCATCAGCCATAACAATCAGCCGACCTTAAAAACGTGCGCGACGGCTCGGGTCAGTTCGATTTTTTACGCATTCTTTACGGTGGAGGATTGGGTTCACATCGATACTGGCCGCGTTTTTTTGACCGCACCTGAGCCTTGTATTGCTGAAGGCCCCGGTCCGCGTATTGCCCAAGGATGGCATGCCACTTCTTTCCGCCGTTCGAGAGCCGCGACCCTTGAGTAAAACCAACGAAAATTCCCCAACCAAATCCTCGGGCGCAGCCATGCTGGTGGCCGCTGTCGGTGTGGTTTACGGGGATATCGGCACCAGCCCCCTCTACACCCTCAAAGAAGTCTTTTCCGGCCACTACGGCGTCCAACTCAACCACGACGGCGTGCTGGGCATTCTGTCGCTGATTTTCTGGTCGCTGATCTGGGTGGTGTCGATCAAGTACGTGCTGTTCATCCTGCGGGCCAACAACCAGGGTGAGGGCGGCATCATGGCGCTGACGGCATTGGCCCGTCGCGCGTCGGCGCCTTACCCGCACATGAGCAAAGTGCTGGTGTTGCTCGGACTGTTCGGTGCGGCGCTGTTCTACGGCGACAGCATGATTACTCCGGCGATTTCGGTGCTCTCGGCGGTAGAAGGCCTGGAGCTGGCGTTCGACGGCATCGAGCACTGGGTGGTGCCGCTGTCGGTGGTGGTGCTGGTGGCGCTGTTTCTGATCCAGAAACATGGCACGGCGCGGATCGGCATCCTGTTCGGCCCGGTCATGGTGCTGTGGTTCGTGGTGTTGGGGGCGCTCGGGGTTTATGGCATTTTGCAGCGCCCCGAGGTGTTGCAGGCGCTGAACCCGATCTGGGCGGTGCGCTTCTTTACGGTCCATCCGGGCATGGGCGTGGCGATTCTGGGCGCGGTCGTCCTGTCGTTGACCGGTGCGGAAGCCTTGTACGCCGACATGGGCCACTTCGGGCGCAAGCCGATTGCCCGTGCCTGGTTCATGCTGGTTCTGCCGGGTCTGGTCCTGAATTATTTTGGTCAGGGCGCGTTGATCCTCGGCAACCCGGAAGCGGTGCGTAACCCGTTCTATCTGCTGGCTCCCGAATGGGCGCTGCTGCCGATGGTCGCGCTTTCCACACTGGCGACGATCATTGCTTCGCAAGCAGTGATTTCCGGTGCGTTCTCCCTGACGCGTCAGGCCATCCAGTTGGGCTACGTCCCACGCATGTTCATCCAGCACACCTCAACTCAGGAGCAGGGCCAGATCTACATCGGCACGGTCAACTGGGCGTTGATGGTTGGCGTTGTGCTGCTGGTGATTGGTTTTGAATCTTCCAGCGCACTGGCTGCCGCGTATGGCGTGGCGGTGACGGGCACCATGTTGATCACCACCATCCTGTCCGCCGCCGTTGTCCTGTTGCTGTGGAAGACGCCGCGCTGGCTGGCGATCCCGATGTTGTGCGGTTTTCTGTTGGTGGACGGCCTGTACTTCGCAGCCAATGCGCCGAAGATTCTGCAGGGCGGTGCGTTCCCGGTGATCGCCGGTATCGGTCTGTTCATCCTGATGACCACCTGGAAGCGTGGTCGCAAAATCATGGTCGAGCGGCTGGATGAAACCGCGTTGCCGCTGCCGTTGTTCATCAGCAGCATTCGTGCGCAGCCGCCTCATCGCGTACAGGGCACGGCGGTGTTCCTGACGGCGCGGGCCGACGCGGTTCCTCACGCGCTGCTGCACAACTTGCTGCATAACCAGGTGCTGCACGAGCAGGTTGTGTTGCTGACCGTTGTCTCTGAAGACAGCCCGCGAGTGCCGGTGGATCGTCGTTTCGCCGTCGAGTCCTACGGCGACGGCTTCTTCCGGGTGAACCTGCATTTCGGCTTTACCGAAGAGCCGGATGTGCCGTTGGCGCTGAGCCTGTGTCACCTGGCCGAGCTGGATTTCAGCCCGATGCGCACCACGTATTTCCTCAGTCGTGAAACGGTCATCCCGACCCACCGCATCGGCATGGCCAAGTGGCGCGAGTACCTGTTCGCGTTCCTGCTCAAGAATGCCAACAGCAACCTGAAGTACTTCAAGTTGCCGCTGAACAGGGTCATCGAGCTGGGGACGCAGGTCGAAATGTGATGATCGCTCCGGCGCTCAAGGTATAAACCGATAACCAACGCCGGTCTCGGTGATCAGGTGGCGTGGCTGGGAGGGGTCGA
The sequence above is a segment of the Pseudomonas sp. HS6 genome. Coding sequences within it:
- a CDS encoding cytosine permease, whose product is MAALSQSSQTGQDPAHHPVSAEARMGRLSLTMAWWAVCSAMFYIVVGASLALSFGARNALIGMVLSVISYGLVNSVLSRFAMRSGWSVALFSSVLFGRTGACLATLIFFSTAIYYAVFEGSVIAVALNHLYPELVYPLAALLVVLYSVPMILGSVQHWLDKLNGVLLPVYLGGLLVAVGLSISRYGYQPQWLDFGPATPATFGWWDCFVAYMGVWILMLFTFDYARFGKPQDAEYHGRWNFGMPFYAVTFLLNGAAGIYLVSSIPHEGTLNEVSVVMAILQLMGLWGLLFVWATQTRINTANYYLATLNMQAFFGRFGVRGSYLLWALVVGVIVYGLMLADVFSYLLKALAYQGIFVVAWVGVALAQIVYGSNDEGALQRSPAFNPVGLMAWFAATALGLLLMWVGGVPGSFSAPATVVLAFGLQAGLAYRHRWVGQRAV
- a CDS encoding alpha/beta hydrolase, yielding MTRTTMKAAVLAAMIGMSGAEVEAADYRQNPFTLTYGGAITRNEPGKVNIHPVTYTLNGLAISANVYTPANYDPARHYPAVVVAHPNGGVKEQVAGLYAQRLADQGYITITADAAYQGASGGEPRNIDKPANRVEDIHGMADFIASYPGVDSAHLGLLGICGGGGYSLKAAQTDKRFRSIATVSMFNSGLVRRNGYQDSQRDTIQQRLQQASAARAQEAAGGEVLYVGDAKLTDEQIAKLPFDLYRQGFEYYGKTHAHPNSTFRYTLSSLLDLMSFDATDQIELIDKPLLMIAGSKADSLYMSEQAFAKASGTQDKTLFKIEGATHIETYWVPAYVDVAMEQLTAFYARTL
- a CDS encoding carboxymuconolactone decarboxylase family protein translates to MNKTLLGLAMCAATPFASAAEVAGGGSETSSAQQIRRAGSQASFVGPEDYFSGRVRVDPLFNETGEINASGAYVTFESGARSAWHTHPAGQRLVVISGVGQTQEWGKPVQDIHPGDVIVCPPGVKHWHGAAPNSTMTHLAVTGSVNGKNVEWLEKVAEDRPVPPAEVVVSDVLSARQQAIVPIGAAMASSNMPRLNSALNEGLDAGLTVSEAKEILVQLYAYAGFPRSLNALGELMKVVEARKQRGLHDEAGREPGHAVATGDALLAAGKANQTRIAGAPVQGPLFDFAPVINQFLQTHLFGDIFERDNLDWQSRELATVSALAATPGAESQLRSHIAASLRVGLSNAQLRQLTQVLTQHGEVEAAGRAGEALEKHLAQP
- a CDS encoding LysR family transcriptional regulator; translated protein: MSVESYDLLAIFSAVAQERSFTRAAAKLGMSQPALSRAMRQLEERLGVRLLARTTRSVSPTQAGEHLLRVIAPRFEEIDHELALLSEFRDKPAGKLRITAGEHSAITILQPALAQLLPDNPDLNVEIIVDYGLTDIVAEGFDAGVRLGEQVAKDMIAMRIGPDMRMAVVGSPAYFARHRKPLIPPDLMEHNCITLRMPTHGSLLLWEFEKDGQTLNVRVEGQLVFNNIAMRLQSALQGLGLAYMPEDLVQEHVAQGRLIRVLADWCEPFSGYHLYYPSRRQSSPAFTLLRDALRYGG
- a CDS encoding potassium transporter Kup, which gives rise to MLVAAVGVVYGDIGTSPLYTLKEVFSGHYGVQLNHDGVLGILSLIFWSLIWVVSIKYVLFILRANNQGEGGIMALTALARRASAPYPHMSKVLVLLGLFGAALFYGDSMITPAISVLSAVEGLELAFDGIEHWVVPLSVVVLVALFLIQKHGTARIGILFGPVMVLWFVVLGALGVYGILQRPEVLQALNPIWAVRFFTVHPGMGVAILGAVVLSLTGAEALYADMGHFGRKPIARAWFMLVLPGLVLNYFGQGALILGNPEAVRNPFYLLAPEWALLPMVALSTLATIIASQAVISGAFSLTRQAIQLGYVPRMFIQHTSTQEQGQIYIGTVNWALMVGVVLLVIGFESSSALAAAYGVAVTGTMLITTILSAAVVLLLWKTPRWLAIPMLCGFLLVDGLYFAANAPKILQGGAFPVIAGIGLFILMTTWKRGRKIMVERLDETALPLPLFISSIRAQPPHRVQGTAVFLTARADAVPHALLHNLLHNQVLHEQVVLLTVVSEDSPRVPVDRRFAVESYGDGFFRVNLHFGFTEEPDVPLALSLCHLAELDFSPMRTTYFLSRETVIPTHRIGMAKWREYLFAFLLKNANSNLKYFKLPLNRVIELGTQVEM